One segment of Procambarus clarkii isolate CNS0578487 chromosome 1, FALCON_Pclarkii_2.0, whole genome shotgun sequence DNA contains the following:
- the LOC123767545 gene encoding zinc metalloproteinase nas-14, with protein MPAPGLHTLYLVLAALSGLTQGAPVTHGMIAFDELSSYWEADILPDKFLPKLVMGDNARLWPGGNLLYRLDYDVENNTYVTDIIKAAIEKINEARCVSVTEVGNQAEDYVSVQLGLDFSSHVGRQGGVQVLTVPKDQIDIGSTMHVLLHALGFGHEHNREDRDDYVTVNMTNVKEAARNYFTKYTWSSGYVSDGLMYDYTSIMHSTNVHDIKVNVDITKPVIWRNDGGEELGQRSKLTDLDKQRLQLAYSCHTCELPGHDGLMFRYPGDCKKFYQCSNTITYVMDCPAGLHFSILKNYCDYPVLANCTSALQ; from the exons ATGCCAGCACCAGGACTTCACACCCTCTACCTGGTCTTAGCGGCACTCTCCGGTCTGACGCAG GGAGCACCAGTCACCCACGGCATGATCGCCTTCGACGAGCTATCAT CCTATTGGGAAGCAGACATTTTGCCAGATAAATTT TTACCCAAGTTGGTGATGGGTGACAACGCTCGCCTGTGGCCAGGCGGGAACCTCCTGTACAGGCTCGACTACGATGTGGAGAACAACACTTACG TGACGGACATCATCAAGGCAGCCATAGAGAAGATCAACGAGGCGCGGTGTGTGAGTGTAACGGAGGTGGGTAATCAGGCTGAGGATTACGTCTCCGTGCAGCTGGGGCTGGACTTCTCGTCCCACGTGGGCAGGCAGGGCGGGGTCCAGGTCCTCACCGTGCCCAAAGACCAGATTGACATTGGCTCTACCATGCACGTCTTACTGCACGCCCTCG GGTTCGGACACGAGCACAACCGGGAGGACAGGGACGACTACGTCACAGTCAACATGACCAACGTCAAGGAGGCCGCCCGCAACTACTTCACCAAGTACAC GTGGAGCAGCGGGTACGTGAGTGACGGCCTCATGTACGACTACACCAGCATTATGCACTCCACCAACGTCCACGACATAAAAGTCAACGTAGACATTACCAAACCTGTCATCTGGAGGAACGACGGTGGAGAAG AGTTGGGACAGAGGTCCAAATTGACAGATTTGGACAAGCAGCGCCTGCAGCTGGCTTACAGCTGCCACACCTGCGAGCTTCCTGGTCACG ATGGTTTGATGTTCCGGTACCCTGGGGACTGCAAAAAGTTCTACCAGTGTTCTAACACCATCACATATGTTATGGACTGCCCAGCCGGACTTCACTTCAGCATTCTTAAAAATTATTGTGACTATCCAGTGCTCGCTAACTGCACCTCCGCTTTACAGTAA